From a single Nicotiana tomentosiformis chromosome 2, ASM39032v3, whole genome shotgun sequence genomic region:
- the LOC104084507 gene encoding growth-regulating factor 3-like isoform X2, whose product MDFNLKQWRNQQHESEEQETPTSSAKIPRLHLDFDSVSASDSDSALPLFVSEPTTKLSDSTTTTPTKFPKMGSSYFSLGQWQELELQALIYRHFIAGAPVPPELLHLVKKSIITSPSSYYFSHPFQQYPHYQQTCYWGRAAMDPEPGRCRRTDGKKWRCSRDVVAGQKYCERHVHRGRSRSRKPVEIPTPAINGGKLNTSTTVSHQNLAKMAGHSAAAAAATHFSISGPSPSIQTLHLNQRPSESKKGPLEAQKDVVSSDGKSSGQILRQFFDDWPSQLQEVDNVGSNSSSVASATSLSISMPGNPSSDFSLKLSTGGDGYNTDAQVGNVQRSAWRTSMGGGPLAEALRSSTTNSSPTSVLHQLPRGSTSLT is encoded by the exons ATGGACTTCAATCTGAAGCAATGGAGAAACCAGCAACATGAGTCAGAAGAACAAGAAACACCAACTTCTTCTGCAAAAATACCAAGACTTCACCTTGACTTCGACTCTGTTTCTGCTTCTGATTCTGATTCTGCTCTTCCATTGTTTGTATCTGAACCAACAACTAAATTGTCAGATTCAACAACCACTACTCCTACCAAATTTCCCA AGATGGGAAGTAGTTACTTCAGCTTGGGCCAGTGGCAGGAGCTTGAACTGCAGGCTTTGATATATAGACATTTTATAGCGGGTGCACCTGTTCCTCCTGAACTCCTACATCTTGTTAAGAAAAGCATTATCACTTCTCCTTCTTCATATTACTTCTCTCATCCCTTTCAACAGTATCCTCATTACCAACAGACCT GTTACTGGGGAAGAGCAGCAATGGATCCAGAACCAGGGAGGTGTCGTAGAACAGACGGGAAGAAATGGAGATGTTCAAGGGATGTTGTGGCTGGCCAGAAATACTGCGAGCGCCACGTTCATCGTGGCCGCAGCCGTTCAAGAAAGCCTGTGGAAATTCCCACACCTGCCATTAATGGTGGTAAACTCAACACTAGTACTACTGTTTCTCACCAAAACTTGGCAAAAATGGCTGGCCattctgctgctgctgctgctgctactCATTTTTCTATATCTGGACCTTCACCTTCCATTCAAACTCTTCATCTCAATCAAAG GCCATCTGAGTCCAAAAAGGGTCCACTAGAAGCCCAAAAAGATGTTGTATCTTCTGATGGCAAATCCAGTGGGCAAATCCTCCGCCAATTTTTTGATGATTGGCCTAGCCAACTTCAAGAAGTTGACAATGTTGGAAGCAACTCAAGCTCAGTAGCTTCTGCTACCAGCCTCTCCATTTCAATGCCCGGAAACCCCTCGTCCGACTTCTCGTTGAAGCTCTCAACCGGCGGAGATGGCTATAACACTGACGCTCAAGTTGGTAATGTTCAACGGTCTGCATGGCGAACTTCAATGGGTGGTGGGCCACTTGCCGAGGCCTTAAGGTCATCGACGACTAACTCGTCCCCAACCAGCGTTTTGCATCAGTTGCCACGAGGTAGCACGTCATTGACATAA
- the LOC104084507 gene encoding growth-regulating factor 3-like isoform X1: MDFNLKQWRNQQHESEEQETPTSSAKIPRLHLDFDSVSASDSDSALPLFVSEPTTKLSDSTTTTPTKFPKMGSSYFSLGQWQELELQALIYRHFIAGAPVPPELLHLVKKSIITSPSSYYFSHPFQQYPHYQQTLMQSGYWGRAAMDPEPGRCRRTDGKKWRCSRDVVAGQKYCERHVHRGRSRSRKPVEIPTPAINGGKLNTSTTVSHQNLAKMAGHSAAAAAATHFSISGPSPSIQTLHLNQRPSESKKGPLEAQKDVVSSDGKSSGQILRQFFDDWPSQLQEVDNVGSNSSSVASATSLSISMPGNPSSDFSLKLSTGGDGYNTDAQVGNVQRSAWRTSMGGGPLAEALRSSTTNSSPTSVLHQLPRGSTSLT, translated from the exons ATGGACTTCAATCTGAAGCAATGGAGAAACCAGCAACATGAGTCAGAAGAACAAGAAACACCAACTTCTTCTGCAAAAATACCAAGACTTCACCTTGACTTCGACTCTGTTTCTGCTTCTGATTCTGATTCTGCTCTTCCATTGTTTGTATCTGAACCAACAACTAAATTGTCAGATTCAACAACCACTACTCCTACCAAATTTCCCA AGATGGGAAGTAGTTACTTCAGCTTGGGCCAGTGGCAGGAGCTTGAACTGCAGGCTTTGATATATAGACATTTTATAGCGGGTGCACCTGTTCCTCCTGAACTCCTACATCTTGTTAAGAAAAGCATTATCACTTCTCCTTCTTCATATTACTTCTCTCATCCCTTTCAACAGTATCCTCATTACCAACAGACCT TGATGCAATCAGGTTACTGGGGAAGAGCAGCAATGGATCCAGAACCAGGGAGGTGTCGTAGAACAGACGGGAAGAAATGGAGATGTTCAAGGGATGTTGTGGCTGGCCAGAAATACTGCGAGCGCCACGTTCATCGTGGCCGCAGCCGTTCAAGAAAGCCTGTGGAAATTCCCACACCTGCCATTAATGGTGGTAAACTCAACACTAGTACTACTGTTTCTCACCAAAACTTGGCAAAAATGGCTGGCCattctgctgctgctgctgctgctactCATTTTTCTATATCTGGACCTTCACCTTCCATTCAAACTCTTCATCTCAATCAAAG GCCATCTGAGTCCAAAAAGGGTCCACTAGAAGCCCAAAAAGATGTTGTATCTTCTGATGGCAAATCCAGTGGGCAAATCCTCCGCCAATTTTTTGATGATTGGCCTAGCCAACTTCAAGAAGTTGACAATGTTGGAAGCAACTCAAGCTCAGTAGCTTCTGCTACCAGCCTCTCCATTTCAATGCCCGGAAACCCCTCGTCCGACTTCTCGTTGAAGCTCTCAACCGGCGGAGATGGCTATAACACTGACGCTCAAGTTGGTAATGTTCAACGGTCTGCATGGCGAACTTCAATGGGTGGTGGGCCACTTGCCGAGGCCTTAAGGTCATCGACGACTAACTCGTCCCCAACCAGCGTTTTGCATCAGTTGCCACGAGGTAGCACGTCATTGACATAA
- the LOC138904417 gene encoding uncharacterized protein — translation MESSGLSLNTPQTFTSENYQIWSVKMESYLETYDLWKVVIEKKLIQPLPANPTLAQIKAHSDEITKKYKAKTIIQNSVADSIFSKIIACETTKEAWETLKQEYQGSERGRQNQILNLKRDF, via the coding sequence ATGGAAAGCAGCGGTCTCTCTTTGAATACCCCACAAACTTTCACTAGTGAAAACTATCAGATTTGGTCAGTGAAGATGGAATCTTATCTTGAAACTTATGATCTATGGAAAGTTGTAATAGAAAAAAAACTTATACAACCACTTCCTGCAAATCCTACCCTTGCCCAAATCAAAGCTCATTCAGATGAGATAACCAAAAAATACAAAGCCAAAACTATAATTCAAAATTCAGTTGCAGATTCAATCTTCTCTAAAATCATTGCATGTGAGACAACAAAAGAGGCTTGGGAAACACTCAAACAGGAGTATCAAGGAAGTGAACGAGGCAGACAAAatcagattttaaatttgaaaagagatTTTTAA